One Leptospira wolbachii serovar Codice str. CDC genomic region harbors:
- a CDS encoding EAL domain-containing protein has protein sequence MKNQLLTGPYYFGMKDLDVFKKYFIQENQGKPLFLIRFENISGLELTDFLDLLRTEFYSCLDLEDISFGFHHIEKQNILIMGISPLFEWDIERFPNIENAVGKFQQQCLQNKIASFHFGVSRTQSNFISDSDEIYNELYKSSEKNLNDNLVRWSWTYYNKANTYISGSVHEAMIQPTVIFNPKDKTYSVKGGEVFLGGGAYIGYKDLINDIPSDQDLNRIELLILEKLIIACEGAPGLLKFNISPQSLIDTFSHQDRVDRLKKLIQNKDLLPENIRFELVEKPYDDSHYPLKDVCHAFYSHGMSFAADDFGVKSQSHQIVLDLGIMIKEFKLDPISFKFKIEEDQIKFLDNLAFIDYCKRLADNREAVITAEAVEDYDTLRFLMEHQIYQFQANILFGKMTISDYKRDFELLHSIHEDVVKEVLTDKILSEKQKKIGNLFRVASEEGLI, from the coding sequence TTGAAAAATCAACTTTTAACAGGTCCCTATTATTTTGGTATGAAGGATTTGGATGTGTTCAAAAAATATTTCATCCAAGAGAACCAAGGGAAACCGCTCTTTCTCATTCGTTTTGAAAACATCAGTGGTCTTGAACTTACTGATTTTTTGGATCTACTGCGAACTGAATTTTATTCCTGTTTGGATTTAGAAGACATCTCTTTTGGATTCCATCACATAGAAAAACAAAACATATTAATTATGGGAATTTCACCACTTTTCGAGTGGGATATTGAACGATTTCCTAATATTGAAAATGCGGTTGGTAAATTTCAACAACAGTGTTTACAAAATAAAATTGCTTCCTTTCATTTTGGAGTCTCAAGAACCCAATCTAATTTTATCTCTGATAGTGATGAAATTTATAACGAACTTTATAAATCCTCTGAAAAAAACCTAAACGACAACCTGGTTCGTTGGAGTTGGACTTACTACAATAAAGCAAATACTTATATTTCTGGATCAGTTCATGAAGCCATGATCCAACCCACGGTGATCTTCAATCCAAAAGACAAAACTTATTCTGTCAAAGGAGGAGAAGTATTCCTCGGTGGTGGAGCTTATATTGGTTATAAAGATCTAATCAACGACATTCCTTCAGACCAAGATCTAAACCGCATTGAACTGTTAATTTTAGAAAAACTGATCATTGCTTGTGAAGGAGCGCCCGGACTTTTAAAATTCAATATTTCTCCACAATCTTTGATTGATACTTTTTCACATCAGGATCGTGTGGATCGATTGAAAAAACTTATTCAAAATAAGGATCTTCTTCCAGAGAATATTCGTTTTGAGTTGGTAGAAAAACCTTATGACGATTCCCATTATCCGCTAAAGGATGTTTGCCATGCTTTTTATTCGCATGGAATGAGTTTTGCGGCAGACGACTTTGGAGTTAAAAGCCAATCTCACCAAATTGTGTTGGATCTCGGAATTATGATCAAAGAATTCAAATTAGATCCTATTAGTTTTAAATTCAAAATCGAAGAAGACCAAATTAAATTTTTAGACAACTTAGCATTTATTGATTATTGCAAACGGCTTGCTGACAATAGGGAGGCCGTAATCACTGCGGAAGCGGTTGAGGATTATGATACTTTGCGGTTTCTCATGGAACACCAAATTTATCAATTCCAAGCAAACATTCTGTTTGGAAAAATGACGATCTCTGATTATAAAAGGGATTTTGAACTTCTCCATTCCATACACGAAGATGTAGTGAAAGAAGTATTGACAGATAAAATCTTGTCAGAAAAACAAAAGAAAATCGGAAATTTGTTTCGAGTTGCATCAGAAGAGGGTTTAATTTAA
- a CDS encoding response regulator, with protein sequence MHFIMAIENDLNSSQDLENIFLGLRQRVVVTRFSQTVQEYAKSSNPDIILMGLTFKDKKELEFVLELRRDVITHNIPILAMIPKEDANFIANHKALGFTDYMVKPLIKQPLLDRIHSLIEEYKFSESSKTRDNMSFVVVDRGHGRVLFQCRANLKRYVFPEFKKIFTPNFLKSIQAERICFDVRVVPELGKDEVEVFERVMKIFLGHERVVFIAGRHMGAFIEHATDEEKMLVFMAPNEFDEYVRMEDQKKEEQRKKEKKEKFVKDGGKERPPAPTLLSEVKIQIPINDPIIPEVPPPNTGSEESNPPSAQP encoded by the coding sequence ATGCATTTCATTATGGCGATTGAAAACGATCTAAATTCCTCACAGGATTTGGAAAATATCTTCCTTGGTTTACGCCAACGAGTCGTCGTAACAAGGTTTTCTCAAACTGTGCAAGAATATGCAAAGTCCTCTAACCCAGATATAATTCTAATGGGTTTAACCTTTAAGGATAAAAAAGAATTGGAGTTTGTTTTAGAACTTCGTCGCGATGTAATCACACATAACATTCCTATTTTGGCAATGATTCCTAAAGAAGATGCCAACTTCATAGCAAATCATAAAGCACTTGGATTTACCGATTATATGGTAAAACCGTTGATCAAACAACCACTACTAGATAGAATTCATTCCCTTATTGAAGAGTATAAGTTTAGTGAGTCTTCCAAAACGAGAGACAATATGTCTTTTGTTGTGGTGGATCGCGGTCATGGACGTGTATTATTTCAATGTCGCGCCAATCTCAAACGATATGTATTTCCAGAATTCAAAAAAATATTCACTCCGAATTTCTTAAAATCCATACAAGCAGAACGTATTTGTTTTGATGTTCGTGTCGTTCCAGAATTAGGGAAAGACGAAGTAGAAGTATTCGAACGTGTAATGAAAATTTTTCTAGGTCACGAGAGAGTTGTTTTTATTGCAGGCCGTCACATGGGGGCTTTTATTGAACATGCAACAGATGAAGAAAAAATGTTAGTGTTTATGGCTCCTAACGAATTCGATGAATACGTAAGAATGGAAGACCAGAAAAAAGAAGAGCAGCGGAAAAAAGAAAAAAAAGAGAAATTTGTAAAAGATGGCGGGAAAGAAAGACCACCTGCTCCTACTCTTCTGAGCGAAGTAAAAATACAAATTCCAATCAATGATCCCATAATTCCAGAAGTACCACCACCTAATACCGGTTCCGAGGAATCAAATCCGCCATCTGCTCAACCCTAA
- a CDS encoding enoyl-CoA hydratase/isomerase family protein yields the protein MNYKREVIDIPNGKGEIIRFQMNDQNSLTGQNMKDLGEILNEIKADNSKRGIILTTDNPKFFCNGLDAENLLSTSRDKLMDEVGGIVVLFGELVKFDKPLITEVTGHAMGGGAVITVASDFKYMLDGKGRIGFTEVNVGLPLPGSFIDRIKMCVDPRYWAEVCLEGTTYKGAEAKKIGLIDEIAPTPEEVRKIALKKLETLSKIPSAAYRSTKNTLNAALIANLEQYKKDTIKSFEQPGVVDNLLEAMTALKEKRRPVFK from the coding sequence ATGAACTACAAACGTGAAGTCATCGATATTCCCAACGGCAAAGGCGAAATCATTCGCTTTCAAATGAATGATCAAAACTCATTGACTGGTCAAAATATGAAAGACCTCGGTGAGATTTTAAATGAAATCAAAGCTGACAACTCAAAACGAGGAATCATTCTCACAACAGACAACCCAAAGTTTTTTTGTAATGGACTCGATGCGGAAAACTTACTCTCCACAAGCCGAGACAAACTGATGGATGAAGTTGGTGGGATTGTAGTTCTTTTTGGGGAACTTGTAAAATTCGACAAACCCTTAATTACTGAAGTCACTGGCCATGCGATGGGCGGTGGAGCAGTCATCACTGTGGCCTCAGATTTTAAGTATATGTTGGATGGAAAAGGAAGGATAGGATTTACAGAAGTGAATGTGGGTCTGCCTTTACCGGGAAGTTTTATAGATCGAATCAAAATGTGTGTGGATCCAAGGTATTGGGCAGAGGTATGTTTGGAAGGAACTACTTACAAAGGTGCTGAAGCTAAAAAAATTGGACTCATCGATGAAATTGCTCCGACACCGGAAGAAGTAAGAAAAATTGCTTTGAAAAAATTGGAAACACTTTCAAAAATTCCTTCAGCAGCATATCGTTCTACAAAGAATACATTAAATGCAGCACTTATTGCAAACCTAGAACAATATAAAAAAGATACGATCAAATCTTTTGAACAACCCGGCGTTGTTGATAATCTTCTCGAAGCAATGACAGCCCTAAAGGAAAAACGTAGACCCGTTTTTAAATAA
- a CDS encoding M23 family metallopeptidase: MLRSFVLVLILSLSPLSAISVSDFPPGFVLKNPYIWPVKGHDTITGAFGEFRTGHFHMGQDFSTGGKIGIPILAVANGKVTRVQRRWTSIGYALFLQHDDGMTSRYGHLHKFSQKIIKQILKSKQAKRYKDRTDFDIALPEAVEVEAGETIAFSGDTGVGPPHLHFELFKDNVYYNPMHYGLGYNVAEPIVFNALRITPQTPRTFINGRNETIEIPFYESSGNRFELSETPTLFIQGKVGIQIAIHQKSNSNRLGIFTLDMLIGENVLQGFQLSKILKEHTRKNVLLYDSSVSKPNGNPFSYYLHTRDGNDLLGMRSNGREQGLLDSEQMRMGEPKEITIRATGMGGQMSFASFYILKDQGDYSHIVTKEWKYNVYYDRYTTFKSKDTKVELFFPVNAVYSKAFFEIEAQEQIQINTQGLNQLSSVYKIGPDFKDFNLGYDLYVKVPKSKDINSADLYEVLADGKVKKINGSSFSSWGQFFKVRLRKTGLFVVLSDQTPPNIYLHEFMNKTVYPREDFALYLKAVDVGSGIMPDGFDITVDGIPGKAEFFPKDGRLEIFEPEILYEPGKHTVLASVRDFAGNWSSTVRYDYEIQSPPVPEEKKKPTSDNLNIETVKDKKNTKETKTKPSSPKVQKAVKPITSAPKAKDKKSTSR; the protein is encoded by the coding sequence ATGTTGCGTTCCTTCGTATTAGTACTTATACTTTCTCTCTCTCCTCTTTCTGCAATATCTGTCTCTGATTTCCCACCAGGTTTTGTTTTAAAAAATCCATATATTTGGCCAGTAAAAGGACATGATACGATTACCGGTGCCTTTGGAGAATTTCGAACCGGCCATTTTCACATGGGTCAGGATTTTTCTACAGGTGGTAAAATCGGTATTCCTATCCTGGCCGTGGCAAATGGGAAAGTAACTCGGGTTCAAAGAAGATGGACTAGCATTGGTTATGCGCTTTTTTTGCAACACGATGATGGGATGACCTCTCGTTATGGCCATTTGCACAAGTTTTCTCAAAAAATTATTAAACAAATTTTAAAATCAAAACAAGCGAAACGCTATAAAGATCGAACAGATTTTGATATTGCACTTCCAGAAGCAGTGGAAGTAGAAGCTGGCGAAACCATTGCTTTCTCGGGTGATACGGGCGTAGGTCCCCCACACCTTCATTTTGAACTTTTTAAAGATAATGTATATTACAATCCCATGCATTATGGTCTTGGATATAATGTAGCAGAGCCTATTGTCTTCAATGCACTACGCATCACTCCACAAACGCCACGCACTTTCATCAATGGTCGAAATGAAACTATCGAAATTCCATTTTATGAATCCAGTGGAAATCGATTTGAGTTATCGGAAACCCCTACACTTTTTATCCAAGGGAAAGTTGGAATCCAAATTGCGATCCATCAAAAATCCAACAGTAATCGCTTAGGCATCTTCACCTTAGATATGTTAATTGGTGAGAACGTTTTACAAGGTTTCCAACTTTCAAAAATCTTGAAAGAACATACACGTAAAAATGTTTTGCTTTACGACAGTTCAGTAAGTAAACCAAACGGAAATCCATTTTCATATTATCTACATACTCGCGATGGGAATGATCTTTTGGGAATGAGAAGTAATGGCCGGGAACAAGGCCTTCTTGATAGCGAACAGATGCGTATGGGAGAACCAAAAGAAATTACAATACGTGCGACGGGAATGGGAGGACAGATGTCCTTTGCGTCCTTTTACATTCTAAAAGACCAAGGTGATTACAGCCACATCGTTACCAAAGAATGGAAATACAATGTATATTACGATCGTTATACGACTTTTAAGTCAAAAGATACAAAGGTAGAGTTATTTTTCCCTGTTAATGCAGTATACTCGAAAGCTTTCTTTGAAATTGAAGCCCAAGAACAAATTCAAATCAACACACAAGGACTCAATCAACTTTCCAGTGTATACAAAATTGGACCTGATTTTAAAGACTTCAATTTAGGTTATGATCTTTATGTAAAAGTTCCTAAATCGAAAGATATTAATTCTGCTGATTTATATGAAGTATTAGCTGATGGGAAGGTAAAAAAAATCAATGGATCGTCTTTTAGTTCCTGGGGTCAGTTCTTCAAAGTAAGACTCCGTAAAACGGGTCTTTTCGTGGTTCTTTCTGACCAAACACCACCTAACATTTATCTTCATGAGTTCATGAACAAAACAGTATACCCTAGAGAAGACTTTGCCTTGTATCTAAAAGCCGTTGATGTTGGATCAGGAATTATGCCTGACGGATTTGACATCACTGTCGATGGAATTCCTGGGAAGGCCGAGTTTTTTCCAAAAGATGGACGTTTAGAAATCTTTGAACCAGAAATTTTATACGAACCAGGGAAACATACGGTACTTGCAAGTGTGAGAGATTTTGCGGGAAACTGGAGTTCTACAGTTCGATATGATTACGAAATTCAATCACCACCTGTTCCTGAGGAAAAAAAGAAACCGACTTCAGACAACTTAAACATAGAAACTGTTAAAGATAAAAAGAACACAAAAGAAACTAAAACTAAACCATCTTCGCCTAAGGTGCAAAAGGCGGTGAAACCGATCACATCCGCACCCAAGGCAAAGGATAAAAAATCTACATCCCGATAG
- a CDS encoding glucose 1-dehydrogenase produces the protein MSKEFEGKVALVTGAASPIGLGRAIANRIASHGASLVLVDLNQEKIEEAAREVEAKFGVKAIGVACNVTKPDDCDAAISKTKEAFGKLDFLVNNAGVLKDNLLIRMSEQDYDFVMDVNCKGVFLMTKSASKLILKSDSGRIVNISSVSGLTGQPGQANYSTSKAGVIALTKVSAREFSGRNVLVNAVCPGYVQTEMTGTLSKEVQDKLTDPSVIPLKRPGKQEEIASAVKFFLSNDASYITGTYLRVDGGAAIGM, from the coding sequence ATGTCCAAAGAATTCGAAGGAAAAGTAGCACTGGTAACAGGAGCTGCCTCTCCCATTGGTTTGGGAAGAGCAATCGCAAACCGTATCGCATCGCATGGTGCAAGTTTGGTGCTTGTTGACTTGAATCAGGAAAAAATTGAAGAAGCTGCCAGAGAAGTAGAAGCAAAATTTGGTGTAAAAGCAATTGGTGTTGCTTGTAACGTAACAAAACCAGATGATTGCGACGCTGCCATTAGCAAAACAAAAGAAGCTTTTGGAAAATTGGACTTTCTTGTGAACAACGCAGGAGTTTTGAAAGATAACCTTCTCATTCGTATGTCTGAGCAAGATTACGATTTCGTAATGGATGTGAATTGTAAGGGAGTTTTCCTTATGACTAAATCCGCAAGTAAATTGATTCTTAAATCTGACTCTGGTCGGATCGTTAATATTTCCTCAGTTTCTGGACTTACAGGACAACCGGGACAAGCAAACTACTCCACTTCCAAAGCTGGCGTGATTGCTTTAACTAAAGTTTCTGCTCGTGAATTTTCTGGAAGAAACGTTCTAGTAAACGCAGTTTGCCCAGGATACGTTCAAACAGAAATGACAGGAACACTTTCTAAAGAAGTACAAGATAAGTTGACTGATCCATCTGTGATCCCACTCAAACGTCCGGGAAAACAAGAAGAGATTGCATCTGCTGTTAAGTTTTTCTTAAGCAATGACGCATCTTACATTACCGGAACTTACCTCCGTGTTGACGGTGGTGCGGCTATCGGGATGTAG